The genomic segment GCTCCATGTCATAGGCCCGGAAGGCGGCGAGCCCGATGATGCGGCGCACGGCCTTGCCCGGCATGTCCCCGGTGGTCACGACCTGGAACTGGCCGGAGGTGAACAGGTCCTTGGCGCTGTCGATCTTCTGTCTCTGGGCGCCTTCGGGCTCGGGGCGTTTGAGCAGCGAGAGCATGGTGGTCCTCCTTGGAAACTGGGCTTGCGGGATGCGAGGTGTCGAACCGCTGGCACTGGCCGCGCGGATCGCCCTCCTTCAAGCAAACACCTTGCCAACGGGGCAACATGCCGTAAACCAAAGATTTGTCAGGAATCGTTGCCCCGGGGGGCGCGGCGGCGGGG from the Desulfocurvus vexinensis DSM 17965 genome contains:
- a CDS encoding heavy metal-binding domain-containing protein → MLSLLKRPEPEGAQRQKIDSAKDLFTSGQFQVVTTGDMPGKAVRRIIGLAAFRAYDMEQAFYGMITRALTNGANAIVGYQENVAFHPDGSKYISCYGTAVRVVDAK